The Raphanus sativus cultivar WK10039 chromosome 2, ASM80110v3, whole genome shotgun sequence DNA segment ACAAAGTTCGGGTTTTTTGAAACTTCAAAGCAACAGCCTCGCTAAGTTTCCTATCTACTGCAGGCTGTACCATATAACCATTGATTCATTTAGAAAAAGCGTAGAAATTTAGAGTTTTTGTGCGAAGAGTTATTAGTTGTTACCTCCTCAGCTTTACCAGAAGCTTTAAAACCACTAGATGGTATGGAAGTTGATGGATTTTCTGAGTGCACAAGTGCTTCCAAGTCACCCCCTTCTAGGATAAATAAATACAGAGATACCACCATTCCGAAAATAGAGCCCTTTATTAGAAAGTCAAGCTTAAGTGCAAAGCTTACAGACAGTAAGCCAGAAAAATGCATAAGCATCCACTTCGAATTCAAATGAACATGAGGATGAGATTCTATTCTATCGTGCAGGAAACTTTGTCCGGGTAAGTGAACACTGAACTTTTCAAAACGTCCAACAACGTCCATCATGGATTTGTATTCCTTGCAAGATTGAACGTCTCCAACGTCTTCAGATCGATGCCGGAGAGCCCGGATGACTTGCAGTGTCGAACAACTCATCAGCTTTAGTATGGATGCAAGTAGATACAGGTCTTCGACACTAGATGCGCTGTACTTTTGAAACACAGAGTCCATGACATCATCAGAACTAGCTCTAAGTATCGCGCAACCAAGAACTGATAAGATCTGCGACAACATGTTTTCTGAGTAGGAGCTATCAAATACACTTAAACTCTCCTTCGCGTATGCTACAGAACACGCTACCAGCTCATCATTTTCTCTCTTGCCATTGTTACTTTGAAAAGAACCCCATGAATCCTTTAGCTTCAGTGTAACCTCGTTAACTTTCTCCAGTGTTGAGGGCAAAAGAAGATGAGTTGTTCTAATCCCAGAACTACACATCGAAACACCAAACTTCCCAGATGAGTTATTCTCATCCTTACACATGTACCGTGTGTACAGAACAACAGACTTGTCAAATGCATCAATGCATCTATCAAAAAGCTGAAGGTCTAATAATCCCTTAACACAACAGATACCGATGGCATCAGAGAGCAATAAAACCACATAGGCGTGAATCATTCTTGGCGCGGAGAACATCACGGGGTCTAGCAGCAAGGACGTAGCAGCACTCATGGTTAACTGAGGTGGTCTAACCGGACTAACTTGCTTCCAGTATAATCTCTCAGCATACATCTTATTTAGTTTCTCACCTGACAGTGATAAGATAAAGTGAGCAGAAACCATTTCCATCACAACGGCCATGTCATGCTTACTGAACATTATACATGAGGAGAATGCaggatctacaaggaaaagcaGATCCCTGACTGAACTATTCACCAAAACCTCATCGATGAAAACCTGGACATATTAAGGGACAAAGTAAACATAACACCGTCTTAATGATTCAACTTAGAAGCACTTGCCAAtggtataattataaaaaaaaaagccacaAGTTTTCAAGACGGTCAAAAGAAAATCTAAGAAACAAAAATGGATCAATCAAGATTTACCTCAAGCCCTGTACAAAGAAACGTACGGCGGGACTCGTCAGAAGAATCACCCCCATACGTTGCAGAGATCAAACCACTGAGGATTGAGAGAAGCGTTTTCGCTTTCTCCAGAGCCATACTGTGTTCATCAGGCAAAAGTAAAGTGATGATCTTCATGCAGCATCTTAAGAACAGCATGGCCAGTTCAACACTCTCCTCATCTCCACTTGCAAACGTGCAACAACTCTCACCATTATTGTCTTTGCATAAAGCAGAGAACAGGATTTCGAAAATCCTATCAAGCTCCGTGAACAAGACATCAGAGAGGTCGCAAACATCAACGAACTCGATCGATTCTCCTCCGTTGGATTTGATATTCCAATAGTGTGAGGCAACGTTGCCACTATCCCAGTTTATCGGAGGAGTTCGTGATAACGGACCCAGGATGTACAGCAGATGTTTCAAGATTGGCTGCTTAGAAACCTGAGAAATCAAAAAGGGGACTCAGATTGTTAattccctaaaccctaaagttcaAAACTTTCTGAGAGAGATTTTATCAAAACTAGTCAAAATCGACGAGATTGGCAGCTAATTGGGACAAATCATTTTATAGTCACAGAGGCAATTTTTAAAGGAGATAGGGATTTTGCGCGGATCGGAGGGAACCGGAGAGACATTGTTGTACCTGAGGGGAAGCAATAGATGAAGCGAGAGAACGGAATAAGTTGTCTGGATCTGAGACCTTCGAAGCACGTAGCTTCTTACGGTTCCGCTTGGCCGCCATCGCCGAGAAGGAAGAGGAGGACGATGCTCGTAGTCGGTGAGGTTCTCGATTCTGAGGGGATTTTCTCTGTGGCGGGAAAGGACAATACACGCGGGTCGTTTTTGTGAGCTTAAAACGACACGCAGTTTTATTGAGAAAAAGGTAAATGTTTTGGGGAAAAAGACTATGGAGGTTGATTATTTACTGATTTTGAAGTAGTTTTTGACTTTTGTTTCCGAAAAAACCATTTTCTAGACAATcaagtttaagaaaaaaaaaaaaagagatttccTAAAATCTAgagaaactatttttttctttcaaataactgtattttctaaagaaaaaacaaaatctaagtTTTTATGGTTTTATCATAAAgcaatttgtttgtttttatggTCAACCTCAAGTTGATAACTTGAAAATGATCCATATTACCAGTAAATTCCTTTATGTTTTTTCGGCGCTTGAATGCTTTATAGTATTGTCGTTTTTATCATAAAGCAATTCGATTGCGTTTACGAAACGTGAagtatttaaaatgttaatttgtaAACTGCGGAGAAGAGTCCATATTTTAAAGTCATTttgattttccaaaatatttgaagagactaatgtaaatatttttagtataaatGTCAGACATAAATATCATTATATTTGGTTTTACTTTGTTTTTCTAAAGAAACTTATTGAAAAAGTTGATTTCAATTATCTTAGTATTACTTCTTTAATATAGTGGAATCATCAATTACATCATTacataatttctatttttatttcaatgaTCTTAGTTTACTTTTTTTATATGATCAAAGAAGAGACCGGGTTTTTGAAGTTGTGGACGGCATCCGTCAAGCTTTTCTGAGAATCGAATACCTCAGGTCCAAAAAAAACTCTCCTTGATACGTTTACGAGAATGTAGACAGGCTCATTTCCAATCTTGCAAGTTTTTTGAAGAGGAAACTGATCCTTCAAAAGACTGGCACAAGCATTTCACAGCCTCTTTCGGAACAGATCGTTGGATGAAATCGGATATTGGATTCTGTTGCCCCCTATCAAAATCTAAGAGTGCTGCAATTGCGAGAAAAAACATCCTCTTTAATGAAAGAATTCAGAAAAAAGCATCTCGTCAATTACACTGGTTGATTAAGTTTGTCCTTCAAAGCCTTGTCTATGGTACGCTGGCTTGGTTCATGGATGAGATTGGAGAGAAACATCCCGAACCGTATCTGGTTTAAGCTTCGAGCGCTTGGGCACTTCACTTCTGTTTCACAGCACTAAAACTCCAGGGTTCATGGAGATTATGGAGTTACCATAGGTTTACTCATGGTGGCTGTAGTGATTGCTATCCACCTGACATCATTCACCACTGTCAAATTAGCATTGATGTATGGAGGTGGATTCATGTTGGCCGGAGTGTCTCAACTCATCAAGTTTGCAACAACTAGGAGAGAAAGAGATGAAGCTGAGACAGACGTGATGAAGAAAAATGTCAAGAAAGCAACCGCTAAAAAGGAGAAACCTTTACTTCCCCTAGTTTATCAAGTTTCTAGTCAAGGGTTGGTGTCTTGTCCATTAGCAAGACACTTTACAACAATTAATAGTCACCAAAAGTACAATGTTATCAAGAAACTGGTCAAATCATTCAGGTATGAATACATAACAAATTGATGAATGTTTACTTGAATAAAGTATGCACAAAACGTGAACCAAAAGCAAGAAAAATCCTAGACTACCTAAGCTATAGTTTGTAACTTCTCTCGTTTTCTAAATTTGAATCTCGTTTGGTTTAAgagtttattttgttaattatttttatcttatctTTTAATCTCTTATTTATCCAACAATATATCATGAGTTTGTGTGAtttcatggagattagtgactACAGTTTTTAGAGTTCTTGGGTCTAGTATATTAGAGTGATTAGTGTTTGATCTTTGATGTTGTGTTCTTAATCTAAATGATCTTTAGTTGATTAGTGTGCTTAATTCTAGATTAAGGTTGAATACTATAATCTAAGATCATAGGTTGTCTCATGTTCAGAAGCTATTCGATGAAATATTTGAATGAACTAATCAATATGCTTTAGCTAACATGAGTTGATGTTAGAGATGTTTAGTGGCTATTAGAACTTGAAATTCATTCATGCTTGATGCTAATTAACCAATGTGAATTAACGTTA contains these protein-coding regions:
- the LOC108842956 gene encoding uncharacterized protein LOC108842956; protein product: MAAKRNRKKLRASKVSDPDNLFRSLASSIASPQVSKQPILKHLLYILGPLSRTPPINWDSGNVASHYWNIKSNGGESIEFVDVCDLSDVLFTELDRIFEILFSALCKDNNGESCCTFASGDEESVELAMLFLRCCMKIITLLLPDEHSMALEKAKTLLSILSGLISATYGGDSSDESRRTFLCTGLEVFIDEVLVNSSVRDLLFLVDPAFSSCIMFSKHDMAVVMEMVSAHFILSLSGEKLNKMYAERLYWKQVSPVRPPQLTMSAATSLLLDPVMFSAPRMIHAYVVLLLSDAIGICCVKGLLDLQLFDRCIDAFDKSVVLYTRYMCKDENNSSGKFGVSMCSSGIRTTHLLLPSTLEKVNEVTLKLKDSWGSFQSNNGKRENDELVACSVAYAKESLSVFDSSYSENMLSQILSVLGCAILRASSDDVMDSVFQKYSASSVEDLYLLASILKLMSCSTLQVIRALRHRSEDVGDVQSCKEYKSMMDVVGRFEKFSVHLPGQSFLHDRIESHPHVHLNSKWMLMHFSGLLSVSFALKLDFLIKGSIFGMVVSLYLFILEGGDLEALVHSENPSTSIPSSGFKASGKAEEPAVDRKLSEAVALKFQKTRTLYLGKLSDAENGSDSGVGVEEKSCNGEKFLWCMAGEGNMNSSDVEDLADFIVCEPEKDYSNWLKGRERFRSQKWRSGRIALQRWNKKQKAWRENKRK